The following are from one region of the Ananas comosus cultivar F153 linkage group 20, ASM154086v1, whole genome shotgun sequence genome:
- the LOC109725675 gene encoding psbP domain-containing protein 3, chloroplastic isoform X2 has product MASLRLPTTHPPRRAPVPAGAKGTLRCRSAPTRSPNNNPVDGVMSVVGFNEGLLGAIKRREALLQTFLSAVSFPLIIPTNDASAETDLQENFRMYEDEMNKFRILVPQDWLAGAGEASGIKSVTAFYPEEASDSNVSIVITGIGPDFTRLESFGSVDAFAESLVNGLDRSWQRPPGLAAKLVDSKAANGLYYLEYTLQNPGEKRRHILSAVGMASNGWYNRLYTVTGQYMEDESEKYRPKIEKVGRRKQLEIAAVLPFFFFSGTGRRSRSLGDSFWLCWNLHAAPKEVIC; this is encoded by the exons ATGGCCTCGCTTCGGTTACCCACCACTCATCCTCCTCGCCGCGCTCCCGTTCCCGCCGGCGCCAAAG GAACGCTCCGATGCCGAAGCGCGCCGACCCGATCACCCAACAACAACCCCGTAGATGGAGTTATGAG TGTTGTTGGATTTAACGAGGGACTGCTGGGGGCGATCAAGAGGAGGGAGGCTCTGCTTCAGACCTTCCTCTCTGCTGTTTCTTTCCCGCTTATCATACCTACAAATGATGCCTCAGCAGAGACTG ATCTGCAGGAGAATTTTCGGATGTACGAAGATGAAATGAATAAGTTTCGGATATTAGTCCCGCAAG ATTGGTTAGCCGGCGCTGGAGAAGCCAGTGGGATAAAGTCGGTAACAGCATTCTACCCTGAAGAGGCTTCCGATTCTAATG TCAGCATTGTGATCACGGGAATTGGCCCAGATTTTACCAGATTAGAATCATTTGGTTCTGTCGATGCTTTTGCAGAAAGTTTG GTGAATGGGTTAGACAGGAGCTGGCAAAGACCACCGGGGCTTGCAGCAAAACTCGTAGACTCTAAAGCAGCAAATG GGTTGTATTATCTAGAGTATACATTGCAAAATCCTGGTGAAAAGCGCAGGCACATACTCTCGGCTGTTGGAATGGCATCCAATGGCTGGTACAATCGACTCTATACCGTCACAGGCCAG TACATGGAGGATGAGTCGGAAAAATACCGTCCCAAAATAGAGAAA GTTGGTAGAAGGAAACAATTAGAAATTGCGGCAGTActaccattttttttcttttccggtACTGGGCGGAGGAGTCGGTCGCTTGGTGATTCTTTTTGGCTTTGTTGGAATCTGCATGCAGCACCTAAGGAAGTAATCTGTTAG
- the LOC109725675 gene encoding psbP domain-containing protein 3, chloroplastic isoform X3 — MASLRLPTTHPPRRAPVPAGAKGTLRCRSAPTRSPNNNPVDGVMRHVVGFNEGLLGAIKRREALLQTFLSAVSFPLIIPTNDASAETDLQENFRMYEDEMNKFRILVPQDWLAGAGEASGIKSVTAFYPEEASDSNVSIVITGIGPDFTRLESFGSVDAFAESLVNGLDRSWQRPPGLAAKLVDSKAANGLYYLEYTLQNPGEKRRHILSAVGMASNGWYNRLYTVTGQYMEDESEKYRPKIEKVVSSFRLVEGNN; from the exons ATGGCCTCGCTTCGGTTACCCACCACTCATCCTCCTCGCCGCGCTCCCGTTCCCGCCGGCGCCAAAG GAACGCTCCGATGCCGAAGCGCGCCGACCCGATCACCCAACAACAACCCCGTAGATGGAGTTATGAGGCA TGTTGTTGGATTTAACGAGGGACTGCTGGGGGCGATCAAGAGGAGGGAGGCTCTGCTTCAGACCTTCCTCTCTGCTGTTTCTTTCCCGCTTATCATACCTACAAATGATGCCTCAGCAGAGACTG ATCTGCAGGAGAATTTTCGGATGTACGAAGATGAAATGAATAAGTTTCGGATATTAGTCCCGCAAG ATTGGTTAGCCGGCGCTGGAGAAGCCAGTGGGATAAAGTCGGTAACAGCATTCTACCCTGAAGAGGCTTCCGATTCTAATG TCAGCATTGTGATCACGGGAATTGGCCCAGATTTTACCAGATTAGAATCATTTGGTTCTGTCGATGCTTTTGCAGAAAGTTTG GTGAATGGGTTAGACAGGAGCTGGCAAAGACCACCGGGGCTTGCAGCAAAACTCGTAGACTCTAAAGCAGCAAATG GGTTGTATTATCTAGAGTATACATTGCAAAATCCTGGTGAAAAGCGCAGGCACATACTCTCGGCTGTTGGAATGGCATCCAATGGCTGGTACAATCGACTCTATACCGTCACAGGCCAG TACATGGAGGATGAGTCGGAAAAATACCGTCCCAAAATAGAGAAA GTGGTCTCATCATTCAGGTTGGTAGAAGGAAACAATTAG
- the LOC109725675 gene encoding psbP domain-containing protein 3, chloroplastic isoform X1 has translation MASLRLPTTHPPRRAPVPAGAKGTLRCRSAPTRSPNNNPVDGVMRHVVGFNEGLLGAIKRREALLQTFLSAVSFPLIIPTNDASAETDLQENFRMYEDEMNKFRILVPQDWLAGAGEASGIKSVTAFYPEEASDSNVSIVITGIGPDFTRLESFGSVDAFAESLVNGLDRSWQRPPGLAAKLVDSKAANGLYYLEYTLQNPGEKRRHILSAVGMASNGWYNRLYTVTGQYMEDESEKYRPKIEKVGRRKQLEIAAVLPFFFFSGTGRRSRSLGDSFWLCWNLHAAPKEVIC, from the exons ATGGCCTCGCTTCGGTTACCCACCACTCATCCTCCTCGCCGCGCTCCCGTTCCCGCCGGCGCCAAAG GAACGCTCCGATGCCGAAGCGCGCCGACCCGATCACCCAACAACAACCCCGTAGATGGAGTTATGAGGCA TGTTGTTGGATTTAACGAGGGACTGCTGGGGGCGATCAAGAGGAGGGAGGCTCTGCTTCAGACCTTCCTCTCTGCTGTTTCTTTCCCGCTTATCATACCTACAAATGATGCCTCAGCAGAGACTG ATCTGCAGGAGAATTTTCGGATGTACGAAGATGAAATGAATAAGTTTCGGATATTAGTCCCGCAAG ATTGGTTAGCCGGCGCTGGAGAAGCCAGTGGGATAAAGTCGGTAACAGCATTCTACCCTGAAGAGGCTTCCGATTCTAATG TCAGCATTGTGATCACGGGAATTGGCCCAGATTTTACCAGATTAGAATCATTTGGTTCTGTCGATGCTTTTGCAGAAAGTTTG GTGAATGGGTTAGACAGGAGCTGGCAAAGACCACCGGGGCTTGCAGCAAAACTCGTAGACTCTAAAGCAGCAAATG GGTTGTATTATCTAGAGTATACATTGCAAAATCCTGGTGAAAAGCGCAGGCACATACTCTCGGCTGTTGGAATGGCATCCAATGGCTGGTACAATCGACTCTATACCGTCACAGGCCAG TACATGGAGGATGAGTCGGAAAAATACCGTCCCAAAATAGAGAAA GTTGGTAGAAGGAAACAATTAGAAATTGCGGCAGTActaccattttttttcttttccggtACTGGGCGGAGGAGTCGGTCGCTTGGTGATTCTTTTTGGCTTTGTTGGAATCTGCATGCAGCACCTAAGGAAGTAATCTGTTAG
- the LOC109725675 gene encoding psbP domain-containing protein 3, chloroplastic isoform X4, producing MASLRLPTTHPPRRAPVPAGAKGTLRCRSAPTRSPNNNPVDGVMRHVVGFNEGLLGAIKRREALLQTFLSAVSFPLIIPTNDASAETDLQENFRMYEDEMNKFRILVPQDWLAGAGEASGIKSVTAFYPEEASDSNVSIVITGIGPDFTRLESFGSVDAFAESLVNGLDRSWQRPPGLAAKLVDSKAANGLYYLEYTLQNPGEKRRHILSAVGMASNGWYNRLYTVTGQQM from the exons ATGGCCTCGCTTCGGTTACCCACCACTCATCCTCCTCGCCGCGCTCCCGTTCCCGCCGGCGCCAAAG GAACGCTCCGATGCCGAAGCGCGCCGACCCGATCACCCAACAACAACCCCGTAGATGGAGTTATGAGGCA TGTTGTTGGATTTAACGAGGGACTGCTGGGGGCGATCAAGAGGAGGGAGGCTCTGCTTCAGACCTTCCTCTCTGCTGTTTCTTTCCCGCTTATCATACCTACAAATGATGCCTCAGCAGAGACTG ATCTGCAGGAGAATTTTCGGATGTACGAAGATGAAATGAATAAGTTTCGGATATTAGTCCCGCAAG ATTGGTTAGCCGGCGCTGGAGAAGCCAGTGGGATAAAGTCGGTAACAGCATTCTACCCTGAAGAGGCTTCCGATTCTAATG TCAGCATTGTGATCACGGGAATTGGCCCAGATTTTACCAGATTAGAATCATTTGGTTCTGTCGATGCTTTTGCAGAAAGTTTG GTGAATGGGTTAGACAGGAGCTGGCAAAGACCACCGGGGCTTGCAGCAAAACTCGTAGACTCTAAAGCAGCAAATG GGTTGTATTATCTAGAGTATACATTGCAAAATCCTGGTGAAAAGCGCAGGCACATACTCTCGGCTGTTGGAATGGCATCCAATGGCTGGTACAATCGACTCTATACCGTCACAGGCCAG CAAATGTGA